A window of the Xenopus laevis strain J_2021 chromosome 9_10L, Xenopus_laevis_v10.1, whole genome shotgun sequence genome harbors these coding sequences:
- the rmi2.L gene encoding recQ-mediated genome instability protein 2, which yields MATRGETSASGGFQFSSPPVKMLAGKLRECTKRSGATPSFWLEWGPSGGGGPLDVSLVWLQGNIIQVRPDRGTTLRLDDTTHTFTVCGADKVPKGKPCLEIGKYVMVMGVVLSSSPEPILRAVKITDLSDNPVHSLMWKTEVDHLHRNILRP from the exons ATGGCTACTCGTGGCGAGACGAGTGCATCTGGCGGGTTTCAGTTTAGTTCTCCGCCGGTGAAGATGTTAGCAGGGAAGCTGAGGGAGTGTACTAAGCGCTCGGGCGCTACGCCATCCTTCTGGTTGGAATGGGGGCCTAGTGGGGGCGGCGGCCCGTTGGATGTCAGTCTGGTTTGGTTGCAGGGAAATATAATCCAGGTGCGGCCTGACCGGGGCACCACCCTCCGTTTGGACGATACCACTCACACATTCACAGTGTGCGGAGCTGACAAGGTGCCCAAGGGAAAGCCCTGCCTAGAGATAG gAAAGTATGTGATGGTGATGGGTGTTGTATTATCCTCCAGTCCTGAGCCCATTTTGCGGGCTGTGAAAATTACAGACTTATCAGACAATCCAGTGCATAGCCTTATGTGGAAAACTGAAGTGGACCACCTACACAGGAATATTTTACGTCCGTAA